One Streptomyces umbrinus genomic window, AGCGCAGGCGCACAGCGACCCGCACCTCGCGGTGACCAACGCCGTGCAGCTGCGCGCCAAGGACGTGGCGATCTCGATCACGCACTCCGGGTCGACGGGCGATGTCATCGAGCCGTTGCGGGTCGCGTTCGAGCGCGGGGCCACGACGGTCGCGATCACCGGGCGTCCGGACGGTCCCGTCACCCAGTACGCGGATCACATCCTCACCACGTCCACGGCTCGGGAGAGCGAGCTGCGGCCGGCGGCGATGTCCTCGCGGACGAGTCAGCTGCTGGTGGTGGACTGCCTGTTCATCGGGGTCGCACAGCGGACGTATGAGACTGCGGCGCCTGCGTTGTCGGCGTCGTACGAGGCGTTGGCGCACCGTCACCGGAGCACGCCTCGATAGCCGCAGTTCGAGGCCGGTGGGTAGCTGCGGGTGTGTGGGGGCTGGTCGCGCAGTTCCCCGCGCCCCTAAAAGACAAAGACCAGGCGCCCCCGGCACTCTGAAGTCTCGCGGACGAAACTTCAGCACCAGAACCGCCCCGTACCAGAAAGAGCCGTCGCACATGACCTCCAGCGCCGATGCCACCGACGCCCCCTCTCACCCCTCGCACTCCTCTCCCTCCGACTTGCGTGATGTGCGGGCCGAGTTGGAGAGCCTGACCACCGAGGCCTTTCGTCCTGAGCTGTCCGAGATCGATCAGTTGCCCACGCTCGACATCGCGAAGCTCATGAACGGGGAGGACGCGACCGTGCCGGGCGCGGTCGCCGCGCAGTTGCCGGGCATCGCGGCGGCGATCGACGCCATCGCGGAGCGGATGGGGCGGGGCGGGCGGCTCGTCTACGCGGGCGCCGGTACCGCCGGCCGGCTCGGGGTGCTGGACGCGTCCGAGTGCCCGCCCACCTTCAACACCGACCCCTCCGAGGTCGTCGGGCTGGTCGCGGGCGGACCGGCGGCGATGACGACGTCGATCGAGGGCGCGGAGGACTCGGCGGAGCTGGCCGTGGAGGACCTCTCCGCCCTGGACCTCACGGCGGACGACGTGGTCGTGGGCGTCTCCGCCTCGGGCCGGACCCCGTACGCGATCGGTGCCGTGGAGCACGCGCGGGCGCTCGGTGCCCTCACGGTCGGTCTGTCCTGCAACGCGGACAGCGCCCTGGCGGCGGCGGCCGACCACGGCATCGAGGTGGTCGTGGGCCCCGAGCTGCTGACCGGTTCCACCCGCCTGAAGGCCGGCACGGCGCAGAAGCTCGTCCTCAACATGCTCTCGACGATCACGATGATCCGCCTGGGCAAGACGTACGGGAACCTGATGGTCGACGTACGCGCCTCGAACGAGAAGCTGCGCGCCCGCTCCCGCCGTATCGTCTCGCTCGCCACCGGCGCCTCCGACGAGGAGATCGAGGCAGCCCTCGCGGCAACGGACGGCGAGGTCAAGAACGCCATCCTCACCATCCTGGGCAACGTGGACGGCCCGACGGCGGCCCGGCTCCTGGAGGAATCCAACGGCCACCTGAGAGCGGCCCTGGCAGCGGCACCCCGTCTTTAGTCTTTTGCCTTTGCCTTTGCCTTTGGTCTTTGGTCTTTGTCTTTGGGTCTTTGATCTTTTAGGGGCGCGGGGAACTGCGCGACCAGCCCCCACGCACCCGCGGCCGAAGAACCCACCGACTCATCCGAACCCCGGACTGTCAGTGGGACATGCGAGGCTGGAGGAGCCAAAAGGAAGGGACGCCAAACCGTGAACCACGCGCAACTGACCGCTCTGGGCCGCGCCCTGCGCGTACTCGGCGAGCACGGGGACGCCCTGTCCTCCGACACGCAGGACGCGAAACTGCACGAGGTGAAGGCCGACCTCAAGCGGGCCCTCGACCTGCTGGAGGAGACCGTCACGACGGCGGCCCCGACCACGCGCTGCCCGGAGCACCCCACGGGCCCGGTCGACCAGGACGCCCCGGACCTGTGCCTGCTCTGCGAGACCCGTCGCCGCCTCGCCCGCCGTTCGAAGGTCAACGACTCGTTCCCGCAGGGCCGTCCGACCGCCCCGGACGAGATCGTGGAGCGCACGAAGTCGCGTTACGGCGTACGGGGCGACCGGCCCCAGCCCCAGCAGCGCTGGCTCCCCGAGCTGTGGACCGGCCAGACCTGGCAGCTCTGCGGCACCCCCCGCCGCGACAAACAGGAGGCGGAGCTGTATCTGGCCGCCCAGCGCCGGGGCCCCCGCCCGAGCATGGCCTACCGGCTGGTCCACGAGTTCACCGACTACGAGGTGCTACGGATCTGGGGCACCCCGGTGAAGATCGACATCGAGCCGATGGGGAACATCTAGCCGGACACCTCGGCTCTGGCCCGACACCTCGGCGATCCACTTGATGAAGGTGTTCGCGGCCAGGCAGGCGGCACGGTCCACGTCCGGCAGGGCGGCGAGGTACCGGGTGGCCGAGGGCTCCAGATGGGTCTTCAGCAGGTACTCGTCGAGGTTGCGCGCGGTGAGCCTGCCGAAGCCCTTCGCCCGCAGCCCGAGCGAGGCCAGGTGGTCGCCGTACGCGGCCTTGAGCTCCCGGGAAATGGTCTGGTCGACCCTGTGCGCCGCTGACCAGCGGGTTGTCGCCCCAGCACCACTCGTACGCCATGCCGGAGTGTTCGAGGTCGAGTGACCGCGCCGCACCCCGCCCGCACGCCACCCCATGACCCCACCCCTCCATCGCCCCGATCACCCAGTTGCGAGTAAGCGAGACGAGACGTATCGTCACGTCCCATGGAACAGCTTCTCACCGTCGCCCCCGACGTCCACCTCTGGACCGAACAGCGCGGCAGCGCCGGCGCCCCGCCCCTTCTCCTGATCATGGGCGCGGGCGCCTCCGGCCTCGGCTGGCCCGAACCACTGGTGGACGCCCTCGCCGTCGACCACCGGGTGATCCGGTACGACCACCGCGACACGGGACGCTCCACCTGGGCGTTCGAGCAACGCCCATATCGCATCACCGACTTGGCCGAGGACGCAGTGGCGGTGCTGGACGGTCTCGGCGTGGAGCGGGCCCACGTCGTCGGTATGTCGCTCGGCGGCATGCTGACCCAGCTGCTCGTCGCCGACCACCCCGACCGCGTACTGAGCGCCACACTCATCGGGACGTCGGCACTCAGCACCGCCCCTTACACCCGCCCCGACGGGACACGCGCCCCGGTGGAGGAACTGCCCGGCGTCTCCCCCGAGGTACTGAAGATCTGGTCCCACCTCGCCGAGGAGCGTGACCGGGAGGCCGAGCTGGACTGGCGCGTCGCACACTGGCGGGTACTGGCCGGCGGCCAACTCCCCTTCGACGCCGCGTACTTCCGCGATCTGGAAGAGCGCATCATCGAGCACGCCGGTGGCCCCGCCACCTCACCCGCGCACGCCCTCGCCGACGACTCCGGCATGCTGCGCACGGAGGCGCTCGCGACGACCGAGGTGCCCGTACAGGTCATCCTCGCCCCGGCCGAACCCGTGTTCCCGCCACCACACGCACAGCACATCGCCCAGGCGATCCGAGGCGCCCGCCTCACCGAGATCCCCGGCATGGGCCACGCCCTCCCGGCCGGACTCCTCCCGGCACTCGCGACAGCAATCCTCTCGGCCACGGCGACCCCAGGGCCGCAGCCGACGTAACCACATATCGTTTCAATCGATACCGTATCGATTGAATTAACAGCGGTAACATGCCCCCATGACCGCCGACGCCCCTCACCCCGCCACCGCCTCGCGTGCGACCGATCGCCCCGGCGACACCTCGCCCTTCGCTCTCGGGCTGCTGCTGCGGCAGGCGCACTGGCGGGCGGCCGCGGTGATGTCGGAGGCGCTTCGGCCGCTCGGCATCGAGTTGCGGCACTTCGCCGTACTGATCGTGCTCGT contains:
- the murQ gene encoding N-acetylmuramic acid 6-phosphate etherase, which gives rise to MTSSADATDAPSHPSHSSPSDLRDVRAELESLTTEAFRPELSEIDQLPTLDIAKLMNGEDATVPGAVAAQLPGIAAAIDAIAERMGRGGRLVYAGAGTAGRLGVLDASECPPTFNTDPSEVVGLVAGGPAAMTTSIEGAEDSAELAVEDLSALDLTADDVVVGVSASGRTPYAIGAVEHARALGALTVGLSCNADSALAAAADHGIEVVVGPELLTGSTRLKAGTAQKLVLNMLSTITMIRLGKTYGNLMVDVRASNEKLRARSRRIVSLATGASDEEIEAALAATDGEVKNAILTILGNVDGPTAARLLEESNGHLRAALAAAPRL
- a CDS encoding alpha/beta fold hydrolase, which encodes MEQLLTVAPDVHLWTEQRGSAGAPPLLLIMGAGASGLGWPEPLVDALAVDHRVIRYDHRDTGRSTWAFEQRPYRITDLAEDAVAVLDGLGVERAHVVGMSLGGMLTQLLVADHPDRVLSATLIGTSALSTAPYTRPDGTRAPVEELPGVSPEVLKIWSHLAEERDREAELDWRVAHWRVLAGGQLPFDAAYFRDLEERIIEHAGGPATSPAHALADDSGMLRTEALATTEVPVQVILAPAEPVFPPPHAQHIAQAIRGARLTEIPGMGHALPAGLLPALATAILSATATPGPQPT